The following are from one region of the Cyclopterus lumpus isolate fCycLum1 chromosome 21, fCycLum1.pri, whole genome shotgun sequence genome:
- the hspbap1 gene encoding HSPB1-associated protein 1 homolog, with the protein MSAFSPEEAQRVLHHLQTPAVFTNMAAGWPALLWTAEHLSHRLGDKVVRFRLGRKEETNTPLFETQCSYVEARLEDFLCWTRGQTGPHAGPFCKYPNSQYWAYADYKYIALLFQDQPSMFEDVKWSDFGFEGRGGRESTLWVGTAGANTPCHLDSYGCNLVLQVQGRKRWHLFPPEDTEKLYPTRIPYEESSVFSRVHVVHPDLKRFPAFNGARAHVVTLQPGQVLYVPRHWWHYVESLDPITVSINSWIELEMDDLARVGEAVTKAVVFALKADADTDDWLNPTEAGVASHQDNMQSVNLALRACARGRAAQPRTTLTRDPGDPGDARPAKRDSGGQIRERRGASGPFRVRFGPHLVPVRRAASPETTTAPKVNSSGDVSEEEEGGGLPRDRPTGTREEPEHAPITTDDLLDCLLHPDVIARVTELLLGRRTGSHET; encoded by the exons ATGAGCGCCTTCAGCCCGGAGGAGGCCCAGAGGGTCCTCCATCACCTGCAGACGCCTGCAGTCTTCACCAACATGGCCGCTGGCTGGCCGGCTCTCCTCTGGACCGCCGAGCACCTGTCTCACCGTCTCGGGGACAAAGTCGTCCGGTTCAGACtcggaaggaaagaggagacaaaca CGCCTCTGTTTGAAACCCAGTGCTCCTATGTGGAGGCCCGGCTGGAGGACTTCCTCTGCTGGACCCGGGGCCAGACCGGGCCTCATGCGGGGCCCTTCTGTAAATACCCCAACTCACAGTACTGGGCCTATGCGGACTACAAGTACATCGCCCTGCTGTTCCAGGATCAGCCGTCCATGTTCGAG GATGTGAAGTGGTCCGACTTTGGCTTCGAGGGCCGCGGCGGGAGGGAGAGCACCTTGTGGGTCGGCACGGCGGGCGCCAACACGCCGTGCCACCTGGACTCGTACGGCTGCAACCTGGTGCTGCAGGTGCAGGGACG GAAGCGCTGGCACCTCTTCCCCCCAGAGGACACCGAGAAGCTCTACCCGACCAGGATCCCCTACGAGGAGTCCAGCGTCTTCAGCCGGGTCCACGTGGTCCACCCAGACCTGAAGAGGTTCCCTGCGTTTAACGGGGCCAGAGCCCACGTCGTGACCCTGCAGCCCGGACAG GTGCTCTACGTTCCCCGACACTGGTGGCACTATGTGGAGTCTCTGGACCCCATCACGGTCAGCATCAACTCCTGGATCGAGCTG GAAATGGACGACCTGGCGAGGGTCGGCGAGGCCGTGACAAAAGCTGTCGTCTTCGCCCTGAAAGCCGACGCCGACACGGACGACTGGCTCAACCCCACCGAG GCCGGCGTGGCGTCCCACCAGGACAACATGCAGAGTGTGAACCTGGCCCTGAGGGCTTGTGCTCGGGGACGTGCCGCCCAGCCCCGGACCACCCTGACCCGGGACCCGGGGGACCCCGGCGACGCTCGCCCAGCCAAGCGGGATTCTGGGGGACAAATCAGGGAAAGGCGCGGGGCCTCCGGGCCCTTCAGGGTTCGCTTTGGACCGCATCTGGTCCCGGTGCGCCGTGCGGCCTCACCGGAAACCACAACGGCTCCGAAGGTCAACTCCTCTGGAGATgtctctgaagaagaagaaggcggcGGCTTACCTCGAGATCGACCAACCGGGACTCGCGAGGAGCCCGAACACGCCCCCATAACCACCGACGACCTGCTGGACTGCCTGCTGCACCCAGACGTCATCGCCCGCGTCACGGAGCTGTTACTGGGGCGCCGGACAGGAAGTCATGAGAcatga